One genomic segment of Actinomycetota bacterium includes these proteins:
- a CDS encoding MBL fold metallo-hydrolase — translation MRARRLQLGELQTNCWLADDGAGGPTVVIDPAGDADLLLEAIEGEDVAWVVLTHGHFDHIGAADEVRDATGAPLAVHEADAHAITDAVGAGGALFGFDHTTRAAERLLDDGDMVEAGALRLRVLHTPGHTPGSICLLAEGEDHLFSGDTLFAGSVGRTDFPGGDGRALSRSLALLAGVSPDTLVHCGHGPDTTIEREVRVNPFFPRA, via the coding sequence GTGAGGGCGCGCCGCCTGCAGCTCGGTGAGCTTCAGACGAACTGCTGGCTGGCCGACGACGGCGCGGGTGGGCCGACCGTGGTGATCGACCCGGCCGGCGACGCCGACTTGCTGCTCGAGGCGATCGAGGGCGAGGACGTCGCGTGGGTCGTGCTCACCCACGGGCACTTCGATCACATCGGCGCCGCCGACGAGGTGCGCGACGCCACGGGCGCGCCGCTCGCCGTGCACGAGGCGGACGCGCATGCCATCACGGACGCGGTCGGAGCCGGAGGCGCGCTGTTCGGGTTCGACCACACCACGCGTGCCGCCGAGCGTCTGCTCGACGACGGTGACATGGTCGAGGCCGGCGCGCTGCGCCTGCGCGTGCTGCACACGCCGGGCCACACGCCCGGCTCGATCTGCCTGCTCGCGGAAGGGGAGGACCACCTCTTCAGCGGCGACACGCTGTTCGCCGGCAGCGTCGGCCGCACCGACTTCCCGGGCGGCGACGGCCGCGCGCTGTCGCGTTCGTTGGCCCTGCTCGCCGGAGTGTCGCCCGACACGCTCGTGCACTGCGGCCACGGCCCGGACACCACGATCGAGCGCGAGGTGCGCGTCAACCCGTTCTTCCCGAGGGCGTGA